CAAGCAACACCTGTTCTTGCCTCAACACggtttcttcaatttcttcaaaTCGAATTTCCGAGTTTTCAACCTCTATCTGAACATCTCTAGTCACCTTAGGTATCTGTTCCTTTGCGTGTAGTGATATTACCCTGTATCCTATCAGTTTAACATATGTTATCTTTGGAAGAGAAAGTATGACATCATAGACGGCCAGAAGCCACTCTGGTGATTGCTGTACTTGGTTGTTTTGCAATAGATACAGCTTTTCGATAGAAGGGTGACCGCCCAGCATACTGATACCAATCGGTGTATAGATACCATCTGTGAGTTTTAGAGTGGTAAGTTTCTTCAGGTGTTTAGCAATGAGGCTTATGTTCTCATCTGTAATAGACTGGCCGTGGAGTTCCAATATTTGCAGCTGTGTCAATGCcgaggtcatcagagcaaaggtTTGACATGAGAGCGCTTGTATTCCAATCAATGATAGACACCTTAAATCTTGCCATTTGCCAGTAATAGCACACAAAAACCTGTTAAGGTTGAGCCACCTTTGGCTGCTGTCTAGATCATCGTCGGTTGACATTCTAAAGGatgtaattttggtcaaattgtagAGTGATATCAACGCTGTGTTTAGTTGACTACTATTATGGTTGCCTCCACCAGCTACCCGCATATTGAGAAAGCTCAGTTGAGAAAGTTCAGTTACTTTTGAAGCAGATAGTGCCATGCAGACTTCTGATGTTAAAATTATGCCATGGAGTATGAGACGCCGAAGATTGGGACACTTTGCAAAGCACATCATCAGGTTTTCCCATTGTTTTTCACCATTTTTAGCAAAACTAAACCACGAAACTTCACATACCTTGATGGTTTTAGGCAGGGGAATTATTTCAGGAAAAGACAAATATATGTCTGAAGTATCTGCCGGATCATTCCGTGATAAGAAGTCTGAAATATCTGCCGAATCTACCGGATCATTCGCCGATATGAAGGAAATAATTTCCAGATTGCCACAATTTTTCTTAAGATGCGTTAGGATATCTTTGCTTACAACCTTAAGATAAATAGATTTCAATGAGCCGCTGGTGTACTTCTTCAGGAAATCCAGGACAGACTCTTTGTCGTCTGGAAAGATCCAAGTTTTACTGTATCTGCTAGCTGTCAACTTATTCCTTGTCAATTGTTGTTGCCAGAAATCAACATGGGTCCAAGCTTGAGGATTGGACAGTATTCTATGACATCTCTTAGAAACTCTGTGAAATGGAAAAAGtaataaaacagaaaatgtaaaattttattgAACACTCACCTTTCTAATATTGCAAGTTAGTCAATTATGAGAGTGGGGATTTTACAGAAGGTATTGTTTTCAATACCAACCACAAACATCAAGGTCACAGGGGCCGGGCGGCAAGTCCGAAGCCGGCTACTCCCATACTAAACACTCCAAAAAGGACCTCGCAGGGCACGAAAGGAAGAGTAACCTTAATATGACATTGATCAACCGTAACTTTAATgtaatttgatattaatattttaatcGAAGAGGCAGGAGAAGCGCCTTTTGCACACTTGTATACGTAATCAATTTACTTTGCTCTATCATTAACTTTCCCAGGCATGTGTGATAGGCCTATGCTCGCTTACAAGGAAAAAGTTCCACAATGTCATGTTGAAACGAAAAGTATTCCCACAATGTACCTCTGT
Above is a genomic segment from Amphiura filiformis chromosome 17, Afil_fr2py, whole genome shotgun sequence containing:
- the LOC140137458 gene encoding uncharacterized protein isoform X1, with translation MGQVIKSSSKCHIDILTDDALIIIFSFLTLYERLMVMRVSKRCHRILSNPQAWTHVDFWQQQLTRNKLTASRYSKTWIFPDDKESVLDFLKKYTSGSLKSIYLKVVSKDILTHLKKNCGNLEIISFISANDPVDSADISDFLSRNDPADTSDIYLSFPEIIPLPKTIKVCEVSWFSFAKNGEKQWENLMMCFAKCPNLRRLILHGIILTSEVCMALSASKVTELSQLSFLNMRVAGGGNHNSSQLNTALISLYNLTKITSFRMSTDDDLDSSQRWLNLNRFLCAITGKWQDLRCLSLIGIQALSCQTFALMTSALTQLQILELHGQSITDENISLIAKHLKKLTTLKLTDGIYTPIGISMLGGHPSIEKLYLLQNNQVQQSPEWLLAVYDVILSLPKITYVKLIGYRVISLHAKEQIPKVTRDVQIEVENSEIRFEEIEETVLRQEQVLLD